In one window of Primulina tabacum isolate GXHZ01 chromosome 8, ASM2559414v2, whole genome shotgun sequence DNA:
- the LOC142553153 gene encoding uncharacterized protein LOC142553153 gives MLGFDDSAKLLTLLNGGEERTLEQIVSDFNTNFPRSVHLYACSALEFLLSDPKEKLLSPTQRLIAFAIIHQAYASQLPSSNPFISKLVDAACDEEAEKFERAFVLQLLGASTTTVRNSKELLNHSAADFMKTFDLSSHSFPQREHMQQQYCTKIQPEPLKCSFKDSSVNNVIPDPDVPHGCNGNSSEFDGPGVTSKIGSGNRDEAVAGLLSSISLEGLTPQWIRPFPPRLPITDGELCWLNPDFNHELLWDYGMCADTSRGAAVRDLIAKALKGALVPTQQERVLVELANDPKLVYHCGLTPKKLPELVENNPMIAVEILIKLINSPEISEYFTVLVNMEMSLHSMEVVNRLTTTIELPTEFLHTYISNCISACQGIKDRYMQNRLVRLVCVFLQSLIRNKIINVHDIFIEVQAFCIEFSRIREAAGLFRLLKTLE, from the exons atgttagggtttGACGATTCCGCTAAGCTATTGACACTGCTGAATGGCGGAGAAGAAAGGACCTTGGAGCAGATCGTGTCGGATTTCAACACCAACTTTCCCCGCTCTGTCCACTTATACGCCTGCTCCGCCCTCGAATTTTTATTATCAGACCCCAAG GAGAAATTGCTTAGTCCAACTCAAAGGTTGATTGCTTTTGCAATTATTCATCAGGCATACGCTTCTCAGCTGCCTTCTTCAAACCCTTTCATCTCTAAGCTTGTGGAT GCAGCTTGTGACGAAGAAGCGGAAAAGTTTGAACGGgcatttgttcttcaattgttagGCGCTTCCACAACCACCGTTAGAAATAGCAAAGAG CTTCTCAACCACTCTGCAGCAGATTTCATGAAAACTTTTGACCTGTCATCACAT TCTTTTCCACAACGTGAGCATATGCAGCAACAGTACTGCACCAAAATTCAGCCAGAACCATTGAAATGTTCGTTCAAGGACAGCTCTGTGAACAATGTGATACCTGATCCTGATGTGCCCCATGGATGTAATGGCAATTCATCAGA GTTTGATGGACCTGGAGTTACATCTAAAATTGGATCTGGGAATAGGGATGAAGCTGTTGCTGGGTTACTGTCCTCTATCTCATTGGAGGGATTAACTCCACAATGGATCAGGCCCTTCCCACCAAGGCTCCCCATAACGGATGGAGAG TTATGTTGGCTGAACCCGGATTTCAACCATGAGCTTTTATGGGACTATGGGATGTGTGCTGATACAAGTAGAGGGGCAGCAGTTAGAGATTTAATTGCAAAAGCTTTAAAGGGTGCGCTTGTTCCTACTCAACAAGAG AGAGTTTTGGTGGAGTTGGCAAATGACCCAAAGCTGGTATATCACTGTGGACTGACCCCCAAAAAGCTTCCA GAACTAGTGGAGAATAATCCTATGATTGCCGTTGAAATTCTCATTAAGTTAATCAATTCACCTGAAATATCAGA ATACTTTACGGTTCTTGTTAACATGGAGATGAGTCTTCATTCCATGGAAGTAGTGAATAGGCTGACTACTACAATTGAACTTCCCACAGAGTTCTTACACACTTACATTTCAAACTGTATAAGTGCGTGCCAGGGTATAAAG GATAGATATATGCAAAATAGACTTGTGAGATTGGTTTGTGTTTTCCTACAAAGTTTGATTCGAAACAAAATAATCAATG TTCATGACATATTCATTGAAGTGCAAGCATTCTGCATCGAGTTCTCCCGGATAAGAGAAGCAGCAGGATTATTCAGGCTTCTCAAAACTTTGGAGTAG